The Balearica regulorum gibbericeps isolate bBalReg1 chromosome 30, bBalReg1.pri, whole genome shotgun sequence genome includes a window with the following:
- the DNMT1 gene encoding DNA (cytosine-5)-methyltransferase 1 isoform X8, translating into MPARAAPLPPAPLPAELRRRLQDLERDEDSLSEKECVKEKLSLIHGFLQTDVQNQLSELEAKLRCEELSEERYLAKVKALLHQELSAENGDAVPLLQASNGCSKNGAYGSDEDSERAGPDGEEDSAMEMEEAAASSSSSPSVPALRARKARRSRSNGESKKSLASSRVTRSSGRQPTILGMFSKGSNKRKSEEVNREVKQEAMSVEKEEEELDEKEQDEKRIKIETKEGLDIKDEITQVKTTPPAKTTPPKCIDCRQYLDDPDLKFFQGDPDDALEEPEMLTDERLSLFDANEDGFESYEDLPQHKVTSFSVYDKRGHLCPFDTGLIERNIELYFSGAVKPIYDDNPCLDGGVRAKKLGPINAWWITGFDGGEKALIGFTTAFADYILMEPSEEYAPIFALMQEKIYMSKIVVEFLQNNRDVSYEDLLNKIETTVPPAGLNFNRFTEDSLLRHAQFVVEQVESYDEAGDSDEPPVLITPCMRDLIKLAGVTLGKRRAVRRQAIRHPTKIDKDKGPTKATTTKLVYLIFDTFFSEQIEKDEKEDDKENAMKRRRCGVCEVCQQPECGKCKACQNMVKFGGSGRSKQACLQRRCPNLAVREADEDEEVDDNIPEMPSPKKMLQGRKKKQNKSRISWVGEPIKSDGKKDYYQRVCIDSETLEVGDCVSVSPDDPTKPLYLARVTAMWEDSSGQMFHAHWFCPGSDTVLGATSDPLELFLVDECEDMQLSYIHGKVKVIYKAPSENWSMEQGGLDMEIKMVEDDGRTYFYQMWYDQEYARFESPPKTQPTEDNKYKFCMSCTRLDEVRHKEIPKVAEPLEEGDGKMFYAMATKNGVQYRVGDGVYLLPEAFSFSMKPASPAKRPKKEAVDEELYPEHYRKYSEYIKGSNLDAPDPYRVGRIKEIFCNIRSNGKPNEADIKLRICKFYRPENTHKSMKASYHADINLLYWSDEETTVDFRAVQGRCTVVYGEDLTESIQDYSAGGLDRFYFLEAYNAKTKSFEDPPNHARSSGNKGKGKGKGKGKGKGKSSVSCEQSEQEPVELKLPKLRTLDVFSGCGGLSEGFHQAGVSETLWAIEMWEPAAQAFRLNNPSTTVFTEDCNVLLKLVMSGEKTNSLGQKLPQKGDVEMLCGGPPCQGFSGMNRFNSRTYSKFKNSLVVSFLSYCDYYRPRFFLLENVRNFVSFKRSMVLKLTLRCLVRMGYQCTFGVLQAGQYGVAQTRRRAIVLAAAPGEKLPMFPEPLHVFAPRACQLSVVVDDKKFVSNITRTYSGPFRTITVRDTMSDLPEIRNGASALEISYNGEPQSWFQRQIRGSQYQPILRDHICKDMSALVAARMRHIPLAPGSDWRDLPNIEVRLSDGTTTRKLRYTHHEKKNGRSSSGALRGVCSCVEGRCWLPKNHLRPPLRPLFTFSISPGKPCDPADRQFNTLIPWCLPHTGNRHNHWAGLYGRLEWDGFFSTTVTNPEPMGKQGRVLHPEQHRVVSVRECARSQGFPDTYRLFGNILDKHRQVGNAVPPPLAKAIGLEIKSCVLAKLREDMAETSALEKMETMETAD; encoded by the exons atGCCGGCCCGggccgccccgctgcccccggccccgctgcccgccgaGCTGCGCCGACG GCTGCAGGACTTGGAGAGGGATGAAGACAGCCTGAGCGAGAAG GAGTGCGTCAAGGAGAAGCTGAGCCTCATCCATGGCTTCCTCCAAACCGATGTCCAGAACCAGTTGAGCGAGTTGGAAGCCAAACTCCGCTGCGAGGAGCTGTCAGAG GAGAGGTACCTGGCCAAGGTGAAAGCCCTGCTCCACCAAGAGCTCTCGGCAGAGAATGGGGACGCGGTGCCGTTGCTGCAGGCTTCCAACGGATGCTCCAAAAACGGCGCCTACGGGAGCGATGAGGACTCGGAGCGAGCAGGACCCGATGGGGAAGAAGACAGCGCGATGGAGATGGAGGAAGCAGCCGCCTCTTCCTCCTCGTCTCCGTCGGTCCCCGCGCTGCGGGCGCGCAAAGCCAGGAGGAGCCGATCCAACGGGGAAAGCAAAA AGTCTCTCGCCAGTTCCCGGGTCACTCGCAGCTCCGGCCGGCAGCCGACCATCCTGGGCATGTTCTCCAAAGG GTCTAACAAACGGAAATCGGAGGAGGTGAACAGGGAAGTGAAGCAGGAGGCGATGAGcgtggagaaggaggaagaggagctggaCGAGAAG GAACAAGATGAGAAAAGGATTAAAATCGAAACCAAAGAAGG GTTGGATATAAAAGATGAAATTACTCAGGTTAAAACTACACCACCTGCTAAA ACCACCCCTCCCAAGTGCATTGACTGCAGGCAGTACCTCGATGATCCCGACCTCAAATTCTTCCAAGGGGATCCTGATGATGCC CTGGAGGAGCCGGAAATGCTGACGGATGAACGCTTGTCCCTCTTTGACGCTAACGAAGATGGCTTTGAGAGCTACGAGGACCTGCCGCAGCACAAAGTCACCTCTTTCAG CGTCTACGACAAGCGAGGTCACTTGTGCCCCTTTGACACCGGCCTGATCGAGAGGAACATCGAGTTGTATTTCAGCGGCGCCGTGAAGCCCATCTACGACGATAACCCGTGTCTGGACG GTGGGGTGAGAGCCAAGAAGTTGGGGCCCATAAATGCCTGGTGGATCACGGGGTTCGATGGAGGGGAGAAGGCTTTGATCGGCTTCACCACAG CCTTTGCGGATTACATCCTGATGGAACCCAGCGAGGAGTACGCTCCCATCTTCGCCCTCATGCAAGAAAAGATCTACATGAGTAAAATCGTCGTCGAGTTCCTGCAGAACAACCGCGACGTCAGCTACGAGGATCTGCTCAACAAAATCGAG ACCACCGTACCTCCCGCGGGGCTGAACTTCAACCGCTTCACAGAGGACTCGCTCCTGCGGCATGCCCAGTTCGTGGTGGAACAGGTAGAAAGCTACGACGAAGCTGGGGACAGCGACGAACCCCCCGTCCTCATCACGCCCTGCATGAGGGACTTGATCAAGCTGGCTGGAGTCACCCTGGGGAAGAG GCGAGCCGTCAGGCGGCAGGCCATCCGGCACCCCACCAAAATAGACAAGGACAAGGGTCCCACCAAAGCCACCACCACCAAGCTGGTGTACCTCATCTTCGACACCTTCTTCTCGGAGCAGATCGAGAAGGACGAGAAGGAAGATGACAAGGAGAACGCCATGAAGCGCCGGCGCTGCGGCGTCTGCGAG GTCTGCCAGCAGCCCGAGTGCGGGAAGTGCAAAGCTTGCCAGAACATGGTGAAGTTTGGGGGCAGCGGACGGAGTAAGCAGGCTTGTTTGCAGAGGAG gtGTCCCAACCTGGCTGTCCGGGAAGCCgatgaggatgaggaggtgGATGACAACATCCCCGAGATGCCGTCGCCCAAGAAGAtgctgcaggggaggaagaagaagcagAACAAGAGCCGTATCTCCTGGGTGGGGGAGCCCATCAAG AGCGATGGGAAAAAGGACTACTACCAGAGGGTCTGCATTGACTCAGAGACCCTGGAGGTGGGAGACTGTGTCTCCGTCAGCCCTGACGATCCCACCAAGCCCCTCTACCTCGCCAG GGTGACAGCCATGTGGGAGGACAGCAGTGGCCAGATGTTCCACGCGCACTGGTTCTGCCCGGGCTCCGACACCGTCCTGGGGGCCACCTCTGACCCCCTGGAGCTCTTCTTGGTGGATGAGTGCGAGGACATGCAGCTCTCCTACATCCACGGCAAAGTCAAAGTGATCTACAAGGCGCCGTCGGAGAATTGGTCCATGGAG CAGGGCGGGCTGGACATGGAGATCAAGATGGTGGAAGATGATGGGAGAACTTACTTCTATCAGATGTGGTACGACCAGGAGTACGCTCGGTTTGAATCCCCACCGAAAACTCAGCCCACGGAAGACAACAAATACAA GTTCTGCATGAGCTGCACGCGCCTGGACGAGGTAAGGCACAAGGAGATACCCAAAGTGGCTGAGCCCCTGGAGGAAGGGGACGGGAAGATGTTCTACGCCATGGCCACCAAGAACGGAGTACAGTACAGGGTGGGAGATGGCGTCTACCTCCTGCCAGAAGCCTTTTCCTTCAG catGAAACCCGCTAGCCCAGCCAAGCGGCCCAAAAAGGAGGCGGTGGATGAGGAACTGTACCCGGAGCACTACCGCAAGTACTCGGAGTACATCAAGGGCAGCAACCTGGATGCCCCCGACCCTTACCGCGTGGGCCGCATCAAAGAGATCTTCTGCAACATCCGCAGCAACGGCAAACCCAACGAGGCCGACATCAAGCTGCGCATCTGCAAGTTTTACAG ACCTGAAAACACGCACAAGTCCATGAAAGCCAGCTACCACGCGGACATCAACCTCCTGTACTGGAGCGATGAGGAAACGACAGTCGACTTTCGCGCTGTGCAGGGCCGTTGCACGGTGGTGTACGGGGAGGACCTGACGGAGAGCATCCAGGACTACTCTGCCGGTGGGCTCGACCGCTTCTACTTCTTGGAG gcttaCAACGCAAAAACCAAGAGCTTTGAAGATCCTCCCAACCATGCTCGGAGCTCTGGCAataaagggaaggggaaggggaaagggaaag gcaaaggcaaagggaAGTCGTCGGTGAGCTGCGAGCAAAGCGAGCAGGAGCCGGTTGAGCTGAAACTGCCCAAGCTGCGGACCTTGGATGTCTTCTCTGGCTGCGGAGGGCTGTCCGAGGGCTTCCACCAGGCAG GTGTATCGGAGACGCTCTGGGCCATCGAGATGTGGGAACCGGCCGCCCAGGCTTTCCGACTGAACAATCCCAGCACTACCGTCTTCACGGAGGATTGCAACGTCCTGCTGAAGCTGGTCATGTCCGGCGAGAAGACCAACTCGCTGGGGCAGAAGCTGCCGCAGAAGGGGGATGTGGAGATGCTGTGTGGTGGTCCCCCGTGCCAGGGCTTCAGCGGCATGAACCGCTTCAACTCCCGCACCTACTCCAAGTTCAAGAACTCCCTGGTGGTCTCCTTCCTCAG TTACTGCGACTACTACAGACCGCGGTTCTTCCTTCTGGAGAACGTCAGGAACTTCGTGTCCTTCAAGCGTTCCATGGTGCTGAAGCTCACCTTGCGTTGCCTTGTCCGTATGGGTTACCAGTGCACCTTTGGGGTCCTACAG GCTGGCCAGTACGGTGTGGCCCAGACACGGCGGAGAGCCATCGTCCTTGCCGCGGCTCCCGGCGAGAAGCTGCCCATGTTCCCCGAGCCCTTGCACGTGTTTGCACCCCGTGCCTGTCAGCTCAGCGTCGTGGTGGACGACAAGAAGTTCGTTAGCAATATCACCCG gaCATATTCCGGCCCCTTCCGCACCATCACAGTGCGGGACACCATGTCCGACCTTCCGGAGATCAGGAACGGTGCCTCTGCCCTGGAGATCTCCTACAACGGGGAGCCCCAGTCCTGGTTCCAGCGGCAGATCCGGGGTTCCCAGTATCAGCCCATCCTCAGGGACCATATCTGCAAG GACATGAGCGCCTTGGTCGCAGCCCGGATGAGACACATCCCCTTGGCCCCCGGTTCCGATTGGCGCGACCTGCCCAACATCGAGGTGCGGCTGTCAGACGGCACGACCACGCGTAAGCTGCGGTACACGCACCACGAGAAGAAAAACGGCCGCAGCAGCTCCGGGGCATTACGAGGGGTCTGCTCCTGCGTTGAAGGTAGGTGCTGGCTCCCCAAAAATCATCTGCGGCCGCCTCTCCGTCCCCTCTTCACTTTTTCCATCTCCCCAGGCAAACCCTGCGACCCCGCGGACCGGCAATTCAACACCCTCATCCCCTGGTGCCTGCCCCACACCGGCAACCGGCACAACCACTGGGCCGGGCTTTACGGCCGTCTGGAGTGGGACGGCTTCTTCAGCACCACCGTCACCAACCCTGAGCCCATGGGCAAGCAG GGTCGGGTGCTGCACCCGGAGCAGCACCGGGTGGTGAGCGTGAGGGAGTGCGCCCGCTCCCAGGGCTTCCCTGATACCTATCGCCTCTTCGGGAACATCCTCGACAAGCACAGACAG GTCGGTAACGCAGTGCCTCCTCCTCTAGCCAAAGCCATCGGGCTGGAGATCAAGTCGTGTGTGTTGGCGAAGTTGAGAGAAGACATGGCGG AGACCAGCGCCCTGGAGAAGATGGAGACCATGGAAACCGCCGACTGA
- the DNMT1 gene encoding DNA (cytosine-5)-methyltransferase 1 isoform X1, with the protein MEGLAFPAPYSPPAIVPSARLPASPGRREGGSPRSPAAAKPFSGLATPLPVRRPRGTALARPDLSLSAVGIRRSAGCMAVLKSRLQDLERDEDSLSEKLPGPGEVVVPVSALSVVIWKPPSPHIRRVPASWECVKEKLSLIHGFLQTDVQNQLSELEAKLRCEELSEERYLAKVKALLHQELSAENGDAVPLLQASNGCSKNGAYGSDEDSERAGPDGEEDSAMEMEEAAASSSSSPSVPALRARKARRSRSNGESKKSLASSRVTRSSGRQPTILGMFSKGSNKRKSEEVNREVKQEAMSVEKEEEELDEKEQDEKRIKIETKEGLDIKDEITQVKTTPPAKTTPPKCIDCRQYLDDPDLKFFQGDPDDALEEPEMLTDERLSLFDANEDGFESYEDLPQHKVTSFSVYDKRGHLCPFDTGLIERNIELYFSGAVKPIYDDNPCLDGGVRAKKLGPINAWWITGFDGGEKALIGFTTAFADYILMEPSEEYAPIFALMQEKIYMSKIVVEFLQNNRDVSYEDLLNKIETTVPPAGLNFNRFTEDSLLRHAQFVVEQVESYDEAGDSDEPPVLITPCMRDLIKLAGVTLGKRRAVRRQAIRHPTKIDKDKGPTKATTTKLVYLIFDTFFSEQIEKDEKEDDKENAMKRRRCGVCEVCQQPECGKCKACQNMVKFGGSGRSKQACLQRRCPNLAVREADEDEEVDDNIPEMPSPKKMLQGRKKKQNKSRISWVGEPIKSDGKKDYYQRVCIDSETLEVGDCVSVSPDDPTKPLYLARVTAMWEDSSGQMFHAHWFCPGSDTVLGATSDPLELFLVDECEDMQLSYIHGKVKVIYKAPSENWSMEQGGLDMEIKMVEDDGRTYFYQMWYDQEYARFESPPKTQPTEDNKYKFCMSCTRLDEVRHKEIPKVAEPLEEGDGKMFYAMATKNGVQYRVGDGVYLLPEAFSFSMKPASPAKRPKKEAVDEELYPEHYRKYSEYIKGSNLDAPDPYRVGRIKEIFCNIRSNGKPNEADIKLRICKFYRPENTHKSMKASYHADINLLYWSDEETTVDFRAVQGRCTVVYGEDLTESIQDYSAGGLDRFYFLEAYNAKTKSFEDPPNHARSSGNKGKGKGKGKGKGKGKSSVSCEQSEQEPVELKLPKLRTLDVFSGCGGLSEGFHQAGVSETLWAIEMWEPAAQAFRLNNPSTTVFTEDCNVLLKLVMSGEKTNSLGQKLPQKGDVEMLCGGPPCQGFSGMNRFNSRTYSKFKNSLVVSFLSYCDYYRPRFFLLENVRNFVSFKRSMVLKLTLRCLVRMGYQCTFGVLQAGQYGVAQTRRRAIVLAAAPGEKLPMFPEPLHVFAPRACQLSVVVDDKKFVSNITRTYSGPFRTITVRDTMSDLPEIRNGASALEISYNGEPQSWFQRQIRGSQYQPILRDHICKDMSALVAARMRHIPLAPGSDWRDLPNIEVRLSDGTTTRKLRYTHHEKKNGRSSSGALRGVCSCVEGRCWLPKNHLRPPLRPLFTFSISPGKPCDPADRQFNTLIPWCLPHTGNRHNHWAGLYGRLEWDGFFSTTVTNPEPMGKQGRVLHPEQHRVVSVRECARSQGFPDTYRLFGNILDKHRQVGNAVPPPLAKAIGLEIKSCVLAKLREDMAETSALEKMETMETAD; encoded by the exons ATGGAGGGGTTGGCGTTTCCTGCGCCGTATTCCCCGCCGGCTATTGTCCCTTCCGCTCGGCTCCCGGCATCCCCTGGCCGGCGGGAAGGGGGGAGCCCGCGCTCGCCGGCTGCTGCCAAGCCGTTCTCTGGTTTGGCTACCCCTCTTCCGGTGCGGCGGCCGCGCGGCACAGCCTTGGCGCGCCCCGACCTTTCCCTGTCCGCCGTTGGTATCCGCCGGAGCGCCGGCTGCATGGCCGTCCTCAAATCCAG GCTGCAGGACTTGGAGAGGGATGAAGACAGCCTGAGCGAGAAG CTCCCTGGACCCGGTGAGGTCGTAGTCCCGGTGTCGGCGCTGTCCGTTGTCATATGGAAACCGCCGTCACCTCATATCAGGAGGGTCCCCGCGAGCTGG GAGTGCGTCAAGGAGAAGCTGAGCCTCATCCATGGCTTCCTCCAAACCGATGTCCAGAACCAGTTGAGCGAGTTGGAAGCCAAACTCCGCTGCGAGGAGCTGTCAGAG GAGAGGTACCTGGCCAAGGTGAAAGCCCTGCTCCACCAAGAGCTCTCGGCAGAGAATGGGGACGCGGTGCCGTTGCTGCAGGCTTCCAACGGATGCTCCAAAAACGGCGCCTACGGGAGCGATGAGGACTCGGAGCGAGCAGGACCCGATGGGGAAGAAGACAGCGCGATGGAGATGGAGGAAGCAGCCGCCTCTTCCTCCTCGTCTCCGTCGGTCCCCGCGCTGCGGGCGCGCAAAGCCAGGAGGAGCCGATCCAACGGGGAAAGCAAAA AGTCTCTCGCCAGTTCCCGGGTCACTCGCAGCTCCGGCCGGCAGCCGACCATCCTGGGCATGTTCTCCAAAGG GTCTAACAAACGGAAATCGGAGGAGGTGAACAGGGAAGTGAAGCAGGAGGCGATGAGcgtggagaaggaggaagaggagctggaCGAGAAG GAACAAGATGAGAAAAGGATTAAAATCGAAACCAAAGAAGG GTTGGATATAAAAGATGAAATTACTCAGGTTAAAACTACACCACCTGCTAAA ACCACCCCTCCCAAGTGCATTGACTGCAGGCAGTACCTCGATGATCCCGACCTCAAATTCTTCCAAGGGGATCCTGATGATGCC CTGGAGGAGCCGGAAATGCTGACGGATGAACGCTTGTCCCTCTTTGACGCTAACGAAGATGGCTTTGAGAGCTACGAGGACCTGCCGCAGCACAAAGTCACCTCTTTCAG CGTCTACGACAAGCGAGGTCACTTGTGCCCCTTTGACACCGGCCTGATCGAGAGGAACATCGAGTTGTATTTCAGCGGCGCCGTGAAGCCCATCTACGACGATAACCCGTGTCTGGACG GTGGGGTGAGAGCCAAGAAGTTGGGGCCCATAAATGCCTGGTGGATCACGGGGTTCGATGGAGGGGAGAAGGCTTTGATCGGCTTCACCACAG CCTTTGCGGATTACATCCTGATGGAACCCAGCGAGGAGTACGCTCCCATCTTCGCCCTCATGCAAGAAAAGATCTACATGAGTAAAATCGTCGTCGAGTTCCTGCAGAACAACCGCGACGTCAGCTACGAGGATCTGCTCAACAAAATCGAG ACCACCGTACCTCCCGCGGGGCTGAACTTCAACCGCTTCACAGAGGACTCGCTCCTGCGGCATGCCCAGTTCGTGGTGGAACAGGTAGAAAGCTACGACGAAGCTGGGGACAGCGACGAACCCCCCGTCCTCATCACGCCCTGCATGAGGGACTTGATCAAGCTGGCTGGAGTCACCCTGGGGAAGAG GCGAGCCGTCAGGCGGCAGGCCATCCGGCACCCCACCAAAATAGACAAGGACAAGGGTCCCACCAAAGCCACCACCACCAAGCTGGTGTACCTCATCTTCGACACCTTCTTCTCGGAGCAGATCGAGAAGGACGAGAAGGAAGATGACAAGGAGAACGCCATGAAGCGCCGGCGCTGCGGCGTCTGCGAG GTCTGCCAGCAGCCCGAGTGCGGGAAGTGCAAAGCTTGCCAGAACATGGTGAAGTTTGGGGGCAGCGGACGGAGTAAGCAGGCTTGTTTGCAGAGGAG gtGTCCCAACCTGGCTGTCCGGGAAGCCgatgaggatgaggaggtgGATGACAACATCCCCGAGATGCCGTCGCCCAAGAAGAtgctgcaggggaggaagaagaagcagAACAAGAGCCGTATCTCCTGGGTGGGGGAGCCCATCAAG AGCGATGGGAAAAAGGACTACTACCAGAGGGTCTGCATTGACTCAGAGACCCTGGAGGTGGGAGACTGTGTCTCCGTCAGCCCTGACGATCCCACCAAGCCCCTCTACCTCGCCAG GGTGACAGCCATGTGGGAGGACAGCAGTGGCCAGATGTTCCACGCGCACTGGTTCTGCCCGGGCTCCGACACCGTCCTGGGGGCCACCTCTGACCCCCTGGAGCTCTTCTTGGTGGATGAGTGCGAGGACATGCAGCTCTCCTACATCCACGGCAAAGTCAAAGTGATCTACAAGGCGCCGTCGGAGAATTGGTCCATGGAG CAGGGCGGGCTGGACATGGAGATCAAGATGGTGGAAGATGATGGGAGAACTTACTTCTATCAGATGTGGTACGACCAGGAGTACGCTCGGTTTGAATCCCCACCGAAAACTCAGCCCACGGAAGACAACAAATACAA GTTCTGCATGAGCTGCACGCGCCTGGACGAGGTAAGGCACAAGGAGATACCCAAAGTGGCTGAGCCCCTGGAGGAAGGGGACGGGAAGATGTTCTACGCCATGGCCACCAAGAACGGAGTACAGTACAGGGTGGGAGATGGCGTCTACCTCCTGCCAGAAGCCTTTTCCTTCAG catGAAACCCGCTAGCCCAGCCAAGCGGCCCAAAAAGGAGGCGGTGGATGAGGAACTGTACCCGGAGCACTACCGCAAGTACTCGGAGTACATCAAGGGCAGCAACCTGGATGCCCCCGACCCTTACCGCGTGGGCCGCATCAAAGAGATCTTCTGCAACATCCGCAGCAACGGCAAACCCAACGAGGCCGACATCAAGCTGCGCATCTGCAAGTTTTACAG ACCTGAAAACACGCACAAGTCCATGAAAGCCAGCTACCACGCGGACATCAACCTCCTGTACTGGAGCGATGAGGAAACGACAGTCGACTTTCGCGCTGTGCAGGGCCGTTGCACGGTGGTGTACGGGGAGGACCTGACGGAGAGCATCCAGGACTACTCTGCCGGTGGGCTCGACCGCTTCTACTTCTTGGAG gcttaCAACGCAAAAACCAAGAGCTTTGAAGATCCTCCCAACCATGCTCGGAGCTCTGGCAataaagggaaggggaaggggaaagggaaag gcaaaggcaaagggaAGTCGTCGGTGAGCTGCGAGCAAAGCGAGCAGGAGCCGGTTGAGCTGAAACTGCCCAAGCTGCGGACCTTGGATGTCTTCTCTGGCTGCGGAGGGCTGTCCGAGGGCTTCCACCAGGCAG GTGTATCGGAGACGCTCTGGGCCATCGAGATGTGGGAACCGGCCGCCCAGGCTTTCCGACTGAACAATCCCAGCACTACCGTCTTCACGGAGGATTGCAACGTCCTGCTGAAGCTGGTCATGTCCGGCGAGAAGACCAACTCGCTGGGGCAGAAGCTGCCGCAGAAGGGGGATGTGGAGATGCTGTGTGGTGGTCCCCCGTGCCAGGGCTTCAGCGGCATGAACCGCTTCAACTCCCGCACCTACTCCAAGTTCAAGAACTCCCTGGTGGTCTCCTTCCTCAG TTACTGCGACTACTACAGACCGCGGTTCTTCCTTCTGGAGAACGTCAGGAACTTCGTGTCCTTCAAGCGTTCCATGGTGCTGAAGCTCACCTTGCGTTGCCTTGTCCGTATGGGTTACCAGTGCACCTTTGGGGTCCTACAG GCTGGCCAGTACGGTGTGGCCCAGACACGGCGGAGAGCCATCGTCCTTGCCGCGGCTCCCGGCGAGAAGCTGCCCATGTTCCCCGAGCCCTTGCACGTGTTTGCACCCCGTGCCTGTCAGCTCAGCGTCGTGGTGGACGACAAGAAGTTCGTTAGCAATATCACCCG gaCATATTCCGGCCCCTTCCGCACCATCACAGTGCGGGACACCATGTCCGACCTTCCGGAGATCAGGAACGGTGCCTCTGCCCTGGAGATCTCCTACAACGGGGAGCCCCAGTCCTGGTTCCAGCGGCAGATCCGGGGTTCCCAGTATCAGCCCATCCTCAGGGACCATATCTGCAAG GACATGAGCGCCTTGGTCGCAGCCCGGATGAGACACATCCCCTTGGCCCCCGGTTCCGATTGGCGCGACCTGCCCAACATCGAGGTGCGGCTGTCAGACGGCACGACCACGCGTAAGCTGCGGTACACGCACCACGAGAAGAAAAACGGCCGCAGCAGCTCCGGGGCATTACGAGGGGTCTGCTCCTGCGTTGAAGGTAGGTGCTGGCTCCCCAAAAATCATCTGCGGCCGCCTCTCCGTCCCCTCTTCACTTTTTCCATCTCCCCAGGCAAACCCTGCGACCCCGCGGACCGGCAATTCAACACCCTCATCCCCTGGTGCCTGCCCCACACCGGCAACCGGCACAACCACTGGGCCGGGCTTTACGGCCGTCTGGAGTGGGACGGCTTCTTCAGCACCACCGTCACCAACCCTGAGCCCATGGGCAAGCAG GGTCGGGTGCTGCACCCGGAGCAGCACCGGGTGGTGAGCGTGAGGGAGTGCGCCCGCTCCCAGGGCTTCCCTGATACCTATCGCCTCTTCGGGAACATCCTCGACAAGCACAGACAG GTCGGTAACGCAGTGCCTCCTCCTCTAGCCAAAGCCATCGGGCTGGAGATCAAGTCGTGTGTGTTGGCGAAGTTGAGAGAAGACATGGCGG AGACCAGCGCCCTGGAGAAGATGGAGACCATGGAAACCGCCGACTGA